A part of Candidatus Auribacterota bacterium genomic DNA contains:
- a CDS encoding type II toxin-antitoxin system Phd/YefM family antitoxin codes for MKQVALAKVKDHFSRYLIQAGKEKIIITKHGKPAGVLIGFEDEDDWFDFRLENDPRFLKKVEESRASIHAGKGIPWEQIKDEDDQRTSASTVRETRRRFSRR; via the coding sequence ATGAAACAAGTCGCATTAGCTAAGGTCAAAGATCATTTTTCGAGGTACTTAATACAGGCGGGGAAAGAAAAAATCATTATTACTAAGCACGGGAAACCGGCCGGCGTTTTAATTGGATTTGAAGATGAAGACGACTGGTTTGATTTCCGACTGGAAAACGACCCTCGTTTCCTGAAAAAGGTTGAAGAATCGAGAGCCAGCATCCATGCGGGCAAGGGCATACCGTGGGAGCAAATCAAAGATGAAGATGATCAGCGAACAAGCGCTTCCACCGTACGCGAAACCCGCAGGCGGTTTTCGCGCCGGTGA
- a CDS encoding NUDIX domain-containing protein: protein MYVSNGHKQPAVLCILKSGDRFLLLKRKKEPNKGKYTPVGGKIDPYESPIHSASRETLEETGIRITNPKYCGVMVESSPTNYNWICFVYLAEIEHIDPPTCKEGKLEWIRFSKLFGIPAPKTDWHIYKYLVDNKNFMFNVEYDQQLNIISMREEIENKLLKI from the coding sequence ATGTATGTATCGAATGGACATAAACAACCAGCAGTTTTGTGTATTTTGAAGTCGGGTGACCGCTTCTTACTGTTGAAACGTAAAAAAGAACCCAATAAAGGTAAATATACACCGGTTGGTGGAAAAATCGATCCATATGAGAGTCCGATACATTCAGCTAGTCGAGAGACACTTGAAGAAACTGGAATCCGTATCACAAATCCAAAATATTGTGGTGTAATGGTTGAAAGTTCACCAACTAATTATAACTGGATCTGTTTTGTGTATCTTGCCGAGATTGAGCATATTGATCCGCCTACTTGCAAAGAAGGTAAACTTGAATGGATCAGATTTTCAAAATTATTTGGAATTCCCGCACCGAAAACTGATTGGCACATATATAAATATCTAGTTGATAATAAAAACTTTATGTTCAATGTTGAATATGATCAGCAGTTGAACATTATTTCGATGAGAGAAGAAATAGAAAATAAATTACTTAAAATTTAA
- a CDS encoding type II toxin-antitoxin system RelE/ParE family toxin, translating into MAEVRWTPQAADDLESITEFISQDSPHYACLFATDVVEAVEQVANFPNLGRIVPERNDPLIREILPGSYRIVYRLRAELVELLTIHHGARLLDPSKLE; encoded by the coding sequence ATGGCTGAAGTGAGATGGACTCCGCAAGCAGCCGATGACCTGGAGTCTATCACTGAGTTCATTTCGCAAGACTCGCCACACTATGCTTGTTTGTTCGCCACAGACGTCGTTGAGGCTGTTGAGCAGGTTGCTAATTTCCCAAACTTGGGAAGGATCGTACCGGAGAGGAACGACCCTCTTATCCGTGAGATTCTCCCAGGAAGCTATCGTATCGTTTATCGGCTTCGCGCCGAACTTGTCGAGCTTCTTACAATTCATCACGGCGCTAGATTGCTTGACCCATCCAAACTAGAGTGA
- a CDS encoding restriction endonuclease produces MPNYDFRTLSPVDFEVVVRDLLQEELGLTLQSFTTGRDGGIDFRHSRNAKNNLIVQCKHYVESGYDALLHVLATNELPKLARIKPERYIVATSVPLNPAKKDEIVRALHPFIKCADDVYGKDDLNNLLGKFEQVERKTIKLWLFSLPLLEEVLHAAVRNFSNHELDRIREHAKLYVQNESFDEAAHILEHDNFCIIAGIPGIGKTILAEMLILHYSRAGFEVIKVSEDIAEAWEFKAPETRRVFYYDDFLGQTSFSEKLRKNEDQRIIDFIHAIRKTTGIKLILTTREYVLRQAYQQYEKLNREGFTAQKCIVDLAKYTRMNRARILFNHIYFSALPTQYRASILADKNYLRIIDHRNYSPRIVQLLTEFARLRDVPPARYIEFFMNSMENPLALWEHAFSNQLSQAARNLLLVLASMPHQCFIRDAEKAYQSYNLAYAKKYAATIGPQDYRSALKELEGDFLSYNQEGAEILVRFQNPSVADFVKKYLLASDAEFTLLFLSVVFYEQLDSLWAWRDRRPLLYGLIQANSKTAEQMFRRLLSGEPCRVINMRRGNVDSRERWPHAIESRLALFAEIAADAHKPLLSFVRETFPLIESRIAKKEFDRDGLADLVDVLTTLTDDDFRRWTEPFMEKAIDGLLVGSRWADDLRPLCRLVQSRPGLFPDEKMDRVAATIQEVAESVASDYADLDADALREEAEALESLSKVVKLDIEADIAAIREHADEREQDSSRSDDDVDFSSSESRQDEVTKDEDIASMFSTLNLQP; encoded by the coding sequence ATGCCAAACTACGATTTCAGAACCTTATCACCAGTTGACTTTGAGGTAGTCGTTCGAGATCTACTGCAGGAGGAACTCGGCCTTACACTTCAGTCTTTCACCACTGGCAGAGACGGCGGCATAGACTTCCGTCATTCCCGCAACGCCAAGAACAACCTGATCGTCCAGTGTAAGCACTACGTTGAATCGGGCTACGATGCACTTCTGCATGTTCTAGCGACCAACGAACTACCTAAACTGGCTCGGATCAAGCCCGAGCGTTACATTGTGGCTACGTCCGTGCCATTGAACCCGGCCAAGAAGGACGAAATCGTTCGGGCACTTCACCCTTTCATCAAATGCGCCGATGACGTCTATGGCAAGGACGATCTAAACAATCTGCTCGGTAAGTTCGAGCAGGTCGAACGTAAGACAATCAAGCTGTGGTTATTTAGCCTTCCTCTGCTTGAAGAAGTACTCCACGCGGCCGTCAGGAACTTCTCAAATCATGAGTTGGACAGAATTCGCGAGCATGCGAAGCTATATGTTCAGAATGAGAGCTTTGATGAAGCCGCCCACATTCTCGAGCATGACAACTTCTGCATCATTGCCGGAATCCCTGGAATCGGAAAGACCATCCTTGCGGAGATGCTTATTCTCCACTATAGCCGCGCGGGTTTCGAAGTCATTAAGGTCAGCGAAGACATCGCTGAAGCGTGGGAGTTCAAGGCGCCCGAGACAAGGCGTGTATTCTACTACGACGACTTTCTTGGACAAACATCCTTCTCGGAGAAGCTCCGCAAGAATGAAGACCAACGTATCATCGACTTTATTCATGCTATTCGTAAGACCACCGGCATTAAGCTTATTCTGACAACGCGTGAATACGTCCTTCGGCAGGCATATCAGCAATATGAAAAACTAAATCGAGAAGGCTTTACCGCGCAGAAATGCATTGTGGATCTTGCGAAGTATACGCGGATGAATCGGGCGCGCATCTTATTCAACCACATTTACTTCTCCGCCTTGCCCACTCAGTATCGCGCCTCTATTCTGGCCGACAAAAACTATTTGCGGATCATTGACCACAGAAACTATAGCCCCCGCATTGTGCAACTCTTGACAGAGTTCGCGCGTCTCCGAGATGTCCCGCCGGCTCGATACATAGAGTTCTTCATGAACAGCATGGAAAACCCTTTGGCCCTATGGGAACACGCTTTTAGCAACCAGCTATCGCAGGCTGCCCGAAACCTGCTGCTAGTACTGGCCAGCATGCCTCATCAGTGTTTCATACGCGACGCCGAGAAGGCTTATCAGTCATACAACTTGGCCTATGCAAAAAAGTATGCCGCAACCATCGGGCCGCAGGACTATCGTAGCGCTCTCAAGGAGCTAGAGGGTGACTTTCTTTCTTATAATCAGGAGGGCGCGGAGATACTGGTTCGCTTTCAGAATCCCTCCGTGGCTGATTTTGTAAAAAAGTATCTCTTGGCAAGCGATGCGGAGTTCACTTTGTTGTTTCTGTCAGTTGTGTTTTACGAGCAACTTGATTCCCTCTGGGCATGGCGTGACCGGCGCCCGCTTCTGTATGGTCTTATCCAGGCCAACTCAAAGACGGCCGAGCAAATGTTCCGCCGTTTGCTTTCGGGAGAACCGTGTCGCGTGATCAACATGCGAAGAGGGAATGTTGATAGTAGAGAACGCTGGCCGCATGCCATTGAGTCACGACTCGCGCTATTTGCTGAGATCGCTGCGGATGCTCATAAACCTCTTCTTTCATTTGTACGCGAGACTTTTCCGCTAATTGAGTCACGCATCGCCAAAAAAGAATTCGATAGAGACGGCCTAGCCGATCTTGTCGATGTCTTGACAACACTTACCGATGATGATTTCCGCAGATGGACGGAGCCGTTCATGGAAAAGGCTATCGACGGGTTGCTTGTTGGCTCACGGTGGGCGGATGACCTTCGGCCCTTGTGCAGACTCGTGCAGTCACGCCCGGGACTTTTCCCGGATGAAAAGATGGATCGAGTGGCCGCCACTATTCAGGAGGTCGCTGAAAGCGTCGCGTCCGACTATGCTGATCTTGATGCGGATGCCTTGCGCGAAGAGGCGGAAGCTCTGGAGTCGCTTTCAAAGGTTGTCAAACTCGATATCGAGGCAGATATAGCTGCAATAAGAGAGCATGCTGATGAACGAGAGCAAGACAGCTCCAGAAGTGACGACGATGTCGATTTCTCTTCAAGTGAATCCCGTCAGGATGAAGTGACTAAAGACGAAGACATAGCATCGATGTTCTCGACTCTAAATTTACAACCCTAG
- a CDS encoding DNA adenine methylase, giving the protein MAIPKQSLLFPELREEIEALRPVNVASVPQRSPFRYPGGKTWFVPTFRHWIARMYSKPGILVEPFAGGGIISLTAVFENLVQKAVMVELDDEIAAVWETVVNGDAGWLANHILAFDLNKESVVQELSRTPKTRREKAFQTILKNRTLHGGILANGSGFIKYGENGKGIRSRWYPATLARRLSDLNHVATRIDFRCDDGLKVIQEFAANRHAVYFIDPPYTAGGKKAGRRLYTHCEIDHERLFTVCESLRGDFLITYDNAEEVKTMARRHGFQMRLIPMRNTHHATMEELVIGKDLSWMDEFPAVHEPEVKYQIRKTMEKRPNHAFHRTPLARRR; this is encoded by the coding sequence ATGGCTATCCCCAAGCAATCCCTCTTATTCCCTGAGCTCCGTGAAGAAATAGAAGCACTGAGGCCGGTCAATGTAGCATCGGTCCCGCAACGAAGCCCCTTCCGCTACCCCGGCGGCAAGACATGGTTTGTGCCAACGTTTCGGCACTGGATCGCGCGCATGTATTCGAAGCCTGGCATATTAGTCGAGCCGTTCGCTGGCGGTGGAATTATCAGCCTTACGGCTGTCTTTGAGAATCTTGTGCAGAAAGCAGTGATGGTCGAATTGGACGACGAAATCGCAGCAGTATGGGAAACGGTGGTCAATGGCGACGCGGGCTGGCTGGCCAATCATATCCTTGCGTTCGACCTGAACAAGGAATCCGTTGTACAGGAACTATCGAGAACTCCGAAGACAAGACGAGAGAAAGCGTTTCAGACGATTCTTAAGAATCGAACGCTCCATGGAGGAATTCTTGCCAATGGTTCCGGATTCATTAAGTACGGAGAGAACGGGAAAGGTATCCGTTCTCGCTGGTACCCGGCGACGCTCGCCAGGAGGCTCTCGGACCTCAACCACGTTGCAACGAGAATTGATTTCCGATGTGATGACGGGTTAAAAGTCATTCAGGAGTTTGCAGCGAACCGCCATGCAGTCTATTTCATAGATCCTCCATATACGGCTGGTGGAAAGAAAGCTGGGAGGCGGTTGTACACCCACTGCGAGATCGACCATGAGCGATTGTTTACGGTGTGCGAGTCGTTGAGGGGTGATTTCTTGATAACCTACGATAACGCGGAAGAAGTCAAGACAATGGCCCGAAGACATGGGTTTCAAATGCGTCTTATTCCCATGAGAAATACGCATCATGCGACAATGGAGGAATTGGTTATTGGGAAGGATTTGTCGTGGATGGATGAGTTCCCTGCCGTGCATGAGCCTGAGGTGAAGTATCAGATTCGGAAGACGATGGAAAAACGTCCCAACCATGCCTTCCACCGGACGCCGCTAGCGCGCCGCCGGTGA
- a CDS encoding NotI family restriction endonuclease — protein sequence MKEPVQPLAEVFGHLLTDHSAKADRYRSRRLCPFNNKVPNCTKDKAKNPLGVCSVLHERSTVITCPIRFREDWLIADDAASFFFDDGTRWSSLTEVRLNDVHGKSAGNIDVVLVAYDENGKVFDFGALEVQAVYISGNVRDPFEYYMKNPKTHAQMDWSTQPNYPRPDYLSSSRKRLAPQLLFKGGILHSWQKKTAVALNKSFFETLPPLAKVSKSKAEIAWLIYDLKITKEGGQERLKLTKIDEVFTQFEPALMSITTPAPGKINDFVKLLQEKLDEQIETPPVNKTIERPF from the coding sequence ATGAAAGAACCCGTACAACCACTTGCAGAGGTCTTTGGCCATCTCTTGACCGATCACTCGGCCAAGGCAGACAGATACCGGTCTCGGCGTCTGTGTCCCTTCAACAACAAAGTGCCAAACTGCACGAAAGACAAGGCCAAGAATCCTCTCGGCGTGTGTAGTGTCTTGCACGAGAGAAGTACCGTGATAACATGCCCGATACGGTTCCGCGAAGACTGGCTCATCGCTGACGATGCCGCATCCTTTTTCTTTGACGATGGCACCCGGTGGAGTTCCTTGACAGAAGTGAGACTTAACGATGTGCATGGAAAGTCAGCCGGTAACATTGACGTTGTCCTCGTCGCTTACGACGAGAATGGTAAGGTCTTCGACTTCGGCGCCCTCGAGGTTCAGGCTGTTTACATATCCGGCAACGTGCGCGATCCCTTTGAGTACTATATGAAGAACCCGAAGACGCACGCACAAATGGATTGGTCAACCCAACCGAACTATCCGCGCCCGGACTATCTTTCATCTTCCCGTAAACGCCTGGCACCACAACTTCTCTTCAAGGGCGGGATTCTGCATTCCTGGCAGAAGAAGACCGCTGTCGCCTTGAACAAGAGCTTTTTTGAGACACTCCCCCCGTTGGCAAAGGTGAGCAAATCAAAAGCCGAAATTGCCTGGCTGATCTACGACCTCAAGATTACCAAGGAAGGCGGACAAGAGAGGCTCAAGCTAACCAAGATCGATGAAGTGTTCACCCAATTCGAGCCAGCCTTGATGTCTATCACAACTCCCGCGCCAGGGAAGATCAACGACTTCGTGAAACTGCTTCAGGAAAAGCTGGATGAACAGATCGAAACTCCACCCGTAAACAAGACTATCGAGAGGCCATTCTGA